The Actinomyces viscosus genome segment AGCATGTCGACGGCGATCTCGATGTTGTCGTCGAGGGCCTCCGCGGAGCCGTCCCACATGTGGGAGTTGAACATCGGCAGCTCACCGTTCTTGACCTGCTCGGCCTCGATCTCCATGAGCGGGTGGATCCAGTCGGCCAGGAGCTTCTTGGGGCAGTGGTCGGTGTGCAGACCGATGGTGACGGGGTAGAGGTCGCCCACGGCGCGGGCGTAGGCGGTGAAGGCGATCGAGCCCTTGACGCGGTCGAGGCGCGAGGACCCGGACCAGTAGGCGGCACCACCGTTGGAGATCTGGACGATGCCGTCGGACTCGGCGTCGGCGAAGCCCTTGAGGGCGGCGGACAGAGTCTGGGACGAGGTGACGTTGATCGCGGGGATGGCGTACTTGCCGGCCTTCGCGCGGTCAAGCATGTCGGCGTAGGACTCCGGGGTTGCAATGGCCACTGGGTGCCTCCTGATTTCTGTATGAGTCAGTGGTGCGGGGCCGATTGTTCCACGAATTCGGACCGAGGTGAACCGGATCATGGTCCCGGAGGGCCTCGGGGGTGCCCGGAGGCGCAGCGGCGTCGGCGGAGGCGGCGGGGGCGATTCGGGCCGGAGGCTCAGTCCGGGGCGGGGCCCGCGTGCTGGAGGATCCAGGTGTGCATGGCCACCGCCCCCGCGGCCGCCACGTTGATGGAGCGGGTGGAGCCGTACTGGCCGATGCGCAGCAGGCGGGAGCAGCCGGCGCTCAGCTCGGCGCTGATGCCCTCACCCTCGGAGCCGAAGACCATGAGGCAGCGCTCGGGCAGTGCCGCGCTCTCCAGGGGCTGCGCTCCGGGGCCGTTGTCGATGCCGAGGACCTCGTAGCCCTCGGCGGCCGCCCAGGCGAGCAGCTCACCTGGCTCGGGGTGGTGGCGCACGTTCAGGTAGCGGTTGGTGACCATGGCGCCGCGCTTGTTCCAGCGGCGTCGGCCGATGATGTGGACACCGGCGACGTTGAAGGCGTTGGCGCTGCGCACGATCGAGCCGATGTTGAGGTCCTGGCTGACGTTCTCGATGGCGATGTGCAGCCGGTGGGCGCGGGCGGCCAGGTCGGCGCGGATCGCCGCGACGGTCCAGTAGCGGTAGCGGTCGACGACGTTGCGCCGGTCTCCTCCCGCGAGCAGCTCGGGGTCGTAGCGGGCGTCGGTGGGCCAGGCCTCGGGACCGCCGGGCCAGGGGCCGACGCCGACCTGGCGGACGTCGGCCGGCCGGTCCTCCTCCGGGCTCAGCCCCGAAGGCGCGGAGGATGAGGCCGGAGCCGCTGCGGGCGCAGCCGGCCGGTGCTCCCCCTCGGGCAGGTCCGCGGGGTTGACGCCCCCGCCGTCCTCGCCTCGGTGAGCCGATGCCGACGGGCCTCGTCGGGCGCTCACTCCAGGCCGAGGTCGGCCAGACCGAGCGCCGCGTAGTAGGGCAGGCCGGCGGCCTCGATACGCTCGCGCGCACCGGTGGCTCGGTCGACGATGACGGCGACGGCCCGCACGTCGGCTCCCGCCTCGCGCAGGGCCTCGACAGCCTCCAGCGGGGAGCCACCGGTGGTGGAGGTGTCCTCCAGGACGACGACGGAGCACCCGGTGACGTCGGGCCCCTCGATGCGTCGGCGCATGCCGTGGTCCTTGGCGGCCTTGCGCACGACGAAGGCGTCCAGGTCCAGGCCGCGGGAGGCGGCGGCGTGCAGCATGGCGGCGGCCACGGGGTCGGCTCCCATGGTCAGGCCGCCGACGGCGTCGATCTCGTCGGTGCCGAGTCCCGCCTCCTCCAGCATGTCGAGCATGACGTGGCCGATGAGGGGGGCGGCCTCGTGGTGGAGGGTGGCGCGGCGCATGTCCACGTAGAAGTCGGACTCGAGGCCGGAGGCGAGGGTGACCTTGCCGCGGACGACGGAGAGCTCGTTGACGAGCTCGGCCAGGCGGGCGATGTGGGAATCGTTGGTGCTCACGGCTCCGATGGTAGTGGGACCGGCGGCTCGCGCGCCGGATGGAAACCCACCAAGACGGAAGTCCCGCCCATCCCCCGCGTCATGCGGGAGGGGCGGGACTCCAGACAGCCTGGCGGCCGCAGATAAGAATCAGGACAGGGCGGCCACGGCGGCGTCGTAGTCGGGCTCCTGGCCGACCTCCGGGACCTGCTCGGTGTAGAGGACCGTGCCGTTCTCATCGAGGACCACGACGGCGCGCGACATGAGGCCGGCCACCGGGCCGTCGGCCACGGTGACGCCGTAGTCGGTGCCGAAGGTGGAGCGGAAGGTCGATCCGGTCACCACGTTGTTCAGGCCCTCGGCGCCGCAGAAGCGGGCGCCCGCGAAGGGCAGGTCGGCGGAGACGCAGACCACGGTGGTGTTGTCCAGCTCGGAGGCGAGCTTGTTGAACTGGCGCACCGAGGCGGCGCACACCCCGGTGTCCACCGAGGGGAAGATGTTGAGGACCACGCGGCGGCCGGCCAGGGACTGGCTGGTGACGGGGGCCAGGTCGGCGCCCACGAGATCGAAGGCGGGGGCGACCTGGCCCACAGCGGGCAGCTCGCCGACGGTGGTGACGGGGTCTCCGTGGAAGGTAATGGAAGCCATGCTGAGATCGTTGCAGGTCACCCGCCTCCTGACCACCGCCCTCAGCCCTGGGCGATTCCCGGGTGAGATCGGGCTGCGAGCCGGTGCATGCGCCCCGATCTGTCACGATGGGAGACTTTTCCGATACCGTCCTCAACCAGTCGTCTCGCATCTGTGCCGGTCAGTGTCGTTGAGGAGGTCAGCAACGACGAGGGTTCACAAGAATCGGGGGCGAATAGTCGCCATCCGTGACACTTCTTCTGCGGCCTTACTCGGAGGCCCGGCCGGAGCGCTCGGGCCCGACCACCCGACGAACGAACCAGCGGGGAGCCAGCCGCAGCGCGGCGTTGGCGCTGCGGTAGCGCAGGCTCGGGGTACAGATCACCTGCCCGCGGCGCACTGCGGCCAGCCCGTCGATGGCGACCCGCTCGGCGTCCAGCCACAGCGGGTCCCCCCACTGGGTCTCGTCGATCCCGGCCGCCGCGTGGAAGCCGGTGTGCACCAGACCGGGGCACAGCGCCGTGGCGGTCACCCCGGTGCCGGCGAGCTCGGCAGCCAGCCCCTCGGTGAACCGCAGCACCCAGGCCTTGTGGGCCGCGTAGGTGCCCATGGCGGTGTGAGCGGTCATGGAGGAGACGTTGAGAATGGCGCCGCGACCGCGCTCCACCATGGCACCGGCCGCTGCGTGGGAGGTCACCATGACCGCCCGGACCATGACGTCAAGGGCCTGCTCCTCACGGGCCAGGTCACCCCCGACGAAGGGCTGCCCCAGTCCGAAGCCGGCGTTGTTGACCAGGAGCCCCACAGGCCTGCCCGGATCGCGCAGGCGCTCGGCGACGAGCTCGAGCTCGTCACGCCTGGACAGGTCGGCCCGCAGAGTCTCCACCTGCACCCCGGCGAACTGCCGCATCTCCTCGGCCACCTCCCGCAGGCGCTCGGGAGTGCGCGCGACGAGGACGAGATCGTGACGGGCTTGGGCGAGCTGCCAGGCGAACTCCAGGCCGAGGCCGCTCGTGGCCCCGGTGACAAGTGCTGTTCCCATGGCGGCAGGCTACGGGCGCTTGTTGAGTGCTTGATGGGAACCGCACCGGCTAGGCTGCCGCCATGCGTCTGGCCACCTGGAACGTCAACTCCATCCGTACTCGCGTCGACCGCGTCCTGGCCTTCCTGGAGCGCCAGGACATCGACGCCCTGGCGATGCAGGAGATCAAGTGCCGGCCCGACCAGTTCCCGGTCGAGCCTTTCGAGGCCGCCGGCTACGAGCTGGCGATTCACGGGCTCAACCAGTGGAACGGGGTGGCGATCGCCTCGCGCGTGGGGCTCGACGACGTCGCGACCTCCTTCCCGGGTCAGCCCGGCTGGGCGGCCAAGCCCGAGGCCGAGCCCGCCGTGGAGGCCCGGGCCCTGGGGGCGACCGTGGGAGGTGCATCGGGATCGGCGCCCGTGCGCCTGTGGAGCCTGTACGTGCCCAACGGCCGTGAGCTCACCCACCCGCACTACACGTACAAGCTCGACTGGCTGCGGGTCCTGCGCGACGACGTCGCCGCCTGCCTGGAGTCCGAGCCCGACCTCCCGCTGGCGCTGGTGGGCGACTGGAACGTGGCCCCCAGGGACGAGGACGTGTGGGACATGAGTGTCTTCGAGGGAGCCACCCATGTCTCGGCGCCGGAGCGGGAGGCCTTCGCCGCCTTCGCCGAGGCTGGCATGCAGGAGGTGACCCGTGAGCGGGTCACCAACTACACGTACTGGGACTACCAGAAACTGCGCTTCCCGAGGAACGAGGGCATGCGCATCGACTTCGTCTACGCCTCGCCGGCCCTGTCGGGCCGCGTCACCGGCGCCGCCATCGACCGCGATGAGCGCAA includes the following:
- a CDS encoding TrmH family RNA methyltransferase, which produces MPEGEHRPAAPAAAPASSSAPSGLSPEEDRPADVRQVGVGPWPGGPEAWPTDARYDPELLAGGDRRNVVDRYRYWTVAAIRADLAARAHRLHIAIENVSQDLNIGSIVRSANAFNVAGVHIIGRRRWNKRGAMVTNRYLNVRHHPEPGELLAWAAAEGYEVLGIDNGPGAQPLESAALPERCLMVFGSEGEGISAELSAGCSRLLRIGQYGSTRSINVAAAGAVAMHTWILQHAGPAPD
- the pyrE gene encoding orotate phosphoribosyltransferase; this encodes MSTNDSHIARLAELVNELSVVRGKVTLASGLESDFYVDMRRATLHHEAAPLIGHVMLDMLEEAGLGTDEIDAVGGLTMGADPVAAAMLHAAASRGLDLDAFVVRKAAKDHGMRRRIEGPDVTGCSVVVLEDTSTTGGSPLEAVEALREAGADVRAVAVIVDRATGARERIEAAGLPYYAALGLADLGLE
- the tpx gene encoding thiol peroxidase: MASITFHGDPVTTVGELPAVGQVAPAFDLVGADLAPVTSQSLAGRRVVLNIFPSVDTGVCAASVRQFNKLASELDNTTVVCVSADLPFAGARFCGAEGLNNVVTGSTFRSTFGTDYGVTVADGPVAGLMSRAVVVLDENGTVLYTEQVPEVGQEPDYDAAVAALS
- a CDS encoding SDR family NAD(P)-dependent oxidoreductase, coding for MGTALVTGATSGLGLEFAWQLAQARHDLVLVARTPERLREVAEEMRQFAGVQVETLRADLSRRDELELVAERLRDPGRPVGLLVNNAGFGLGQPFVGGDLAREEQALDVMVRAVMVTSHAAAGAMVERGRGAILNVSSMTAHTAMGTYAAHKAWVLRFTEGLAAELAGTGVTATALCPGLVHTGFHAAAGIDETQWGDPLWLDAERVAIDGLAAVRRGQVICTPSLRYRSANAALRLAPRWFVRRVVGPERSGRASE
- a CDS encoding exodeoxyribonuclease III gives rise to the protein MRLATWNVNSIRTRVDRVLAFLERQDIDALAMQEIKCRPDQFPVEPFEAAGYELAIHGLNQWNGVAIASRVGLDDVATSFPGQPGWAAKPEAEPAVEARALGATVGGASGSAPVRLWSLYVPNGRELTHPHYTYKLDWLRVLRDDVAACLESEPDLPLALVGDWNVAPRDEDVWDMSVFEGATHVSAPEREAFAAFAEAGMQEVTRERVTNYTYWDYQKLRFPRNEGMRIDFVYASPALSGRVTGAAIDRDERKGKGASDHVPVIVEVD